A stretch of the Agromyces larvae genome encodes the following:
- the gmk gene encoding guanylate kinase, whose protein sequence is MAEPDRNRPPEVDRVAASRAAVAARRARAEVKADIADSRRSPLDVLRAGLEEPEGVEGRLRVTEFLGSIPAIGRTKTERIMAELDISPSKRIGGLGRLQRQRLRRFTADWIAAHGGIGDRLVVLAGPTAVGKGTVAAYIRHHHPEVRLSVSATTRAPRPGEIEGEHYFFVDDAEFDRMVEAGELLEWATVHNAHRYGTPRRPVEQAIAAGDSVLLEIDIQGARSVRRAMPEATLVFLLPPTWDELVRRLVGRGTETPAEQQRRLETAKVELAAVDEFDHRVVNHDVGEAAEKVVELMRPRRGRPRRPAL, encoded by the coding sequence GTGGCTGAGCCCGACCGCAACCGCCCGCCCGAGGTCGACCGGGTCGCCGCGTCCCGTGCGGCGGTCGCCGCCCGGCGCGCGCGCGCCGAGGTGAAGGCCGACATCGCCGACTCCCGACGCAGCCCCCTCGATGTGCTGCGCGCCGGCCTGGAGGAGCCCGAGGGGGTCGAGGGTCGCCTGCGGGTGACCGAGTTCCTCGGCTCGATCCCGGCGATCGGGCGCACCAAGACCGAGCGCATCATGGCGGAGCTCGACATCTCCCCGTCGAAGCGCATCGGCGGCCTCGGACGCCTCCAGCGGCAGCGGCTGCGCCGCTTCACGGCCGATTGGATCGCCGCGCACGGCGGCATCGGCGACCGCCTCGTGGTGCTGGCGGGGCCTACCGCGGTCGGCAAGGGCACGGTGGCCGCGTACATCCGACACCACCACCCCGAGGTGCGGCTCTCGGTGTCGGCGACGACGCGTGCGCCGCGCCCGGGTGAGATCGAGGGCGAGCACTACTTCTTCGTCGACGACGCCGAGTTCGACCGCATGGTCGAGGCGGGCGAGCTGCTCGAGTGGGCCACCGTGCACAACGCGCACCGGTACGGCACCCCGCGCCGCCCGGTCGAACAGGCGATCGCAGCGGGCGACAGCGTGCTGCTCGAGATCGACATCCAGGGCGCGCGCTCGGTGCGCCGGGCGATGCCCGAGGCGACGCTCGTGTTCCTGCTGCCGCCGACCTGGGACGAACTGGTGCGCCGCCTGGTCGGCCGCGGCACCGAGACGCCCGCCGAACAGCAGCGCCGGCTCGAGACCGCGAAGGTCGAATTGGCGGCCGTCGACGAGTTCGATCACCGGGTCGTGAACCACGACGTCGGCGAGGCGGCCGAGAAGGTCGTAGAATTGATGAGGCCTCGTCGGGGCAGGCCGCGCCGCCCCGCCCTCTGA